GCTCTAGACGGCGGCGCTCATCCTCTGCCTGCCTGAGGATCGGGAGACTCACGGTGTCGGGTACGCCGCTCGCGTACTCCGCAGCAACTCTGCCTGCTCGCGCGCCAAAGACAAGGATCTCGGGCAGCGAGTTCGACCCAAGCCGATTGGCTCCGTTGATGCTCACGCAGGCACACTCACCGGCGGCAAATAAGCCGCGGAGCGGAGTTGCGCCATCGATGTCGGTGGAGATTCCACCCATCATGTAGTGCACCACCGGACGCACGGGAATGAGCTGTGTCACGGGATCCAGACCTTCGTATTTCAGGCACAGCTCGCGCACGAAGGGCAGCTTCTGATTGATGAGCTTCTCGCCGAGATGCCGCAAATCGAGGTGCACGACAGGGCCGTATAGCCCATCGATGGTGCGTCCCTTTTCGAATTCCTTCACGAAAGCCTGCGAGAGACGATCGCGCGGGCCCAATTCCATGCAACGCAGTACCGGTTTGGGCTCGGGCTTGCCGAGGTTGTAGTCCTGGAGATAGCGATATCCGTCTTTGTTGAGCAGATATCCGCCTTCGGCGCGCGCGGCCTCCGTGATGAGAATTCCCGTAAAGGGAAGGCCGGTTGGGTGATACTGCATGAACTCCATGTCCTTCAGCGGCCCGCCTGCGCGATAAACCAGCGCCATGCCGTCGCCGGTCTTGATGGCGGCGTTGGTGGTGTATGGGAAGACGCGACCGCAGCCGCCTGTGCAGATAATCACCGCTTTCGCAGTAATCGCCTGAATGCGGCCGGACATCAATTCGATCGCAACTACGCCTTGCACGCGGCCATCGTCGACGAGCAGCTTGGTGACGAACCACTCGTCGTAGCGATGAATCTCGTTGTACTTGAGCGTGGTCTGAAAGAGGGTGTGCAGAATGTGGAAGCCGGTCTTATCAGCGGCGAACCAGGTGCGCTTCTTCTTCATTCCGCCAAAGGCGCGTACCGCGATGTGGCCGTCGGGCTCGCGGCTCCAGGGGCATCCCCAGTGCTCAAGTCGCAAGAGCTCCTGCGGCGCTTCTCTTACAAAGGCCTCGACGGCATCCTGATCGCAGAGCCAGTCGCCGCCGGAGATTGTGTCGTAACAATGGTCGTCGAGAGAGTCGTCGGGCTTAGCCACACCGGCAGCGCCGCCTTCGGCGGCAACGGTGTGGCTGCGCATGGGATAGACCTTTGAGATCACTGCGATGCGCAGATTAGGATTGGTTTCAGCAACGGCAATTGCCGCGCGCAGACCTGCGCCGCCGCCACCAACGAGCAAGACGTCGTGGGAAGAGGTATCCATGGGGCCTCAACGAACCGCGCCAAACCCAGCCTTCCAGCAGTGGCTGGTGTAATTCTCTCTGTCAGGGCCTGAGACCGGGCCTAAAAGGAGCCCGAAAGGACGGAGCCAACTGAGCGGATCGAGTCCGCCTGGCTTCTCCAAACTGCGTACATGTTCGCCGCGGCGAACTAAATCAGGGCCGACGTTCGGGGCCTGAGCTCGTGCAATTGCACTGAGCCGCTAATCCTAGAACCAAACGCGCGGTGCCAAGGCCTGGGCTGCCAGTGAGAAGTGAATGGGATCCGACAGCTCGAAACGGCAAAATTCTGCTACAGAACACCAGCAACTTGCAAGTACGAAGATGCGGCGCGGCAGAACACAATTTGAACACGGAGGTCACGGAGGTCACGAAGGGGAGTTTCGCTGGGGCCAATTTGCTGCAAGCAGACGTCCCGAGCCAACGAGTGTCGGGTCTTGTTGGTTTCGCTCTGGCATCTCCGTGACCTCCGTGACCTCCGTGTTCAAGGCTTTTGCCCTTGAGTCTCTTATGAGAATAACAGCGTAAATTTGCTGCAAGCAGACGTCCGAGCCAACGAGTATCGGGTCTTGTTTTTCGCTCCGGCATCTCCGTGACCTCCGTGACCTCCGTGTTCAAAGGTTTTGCCCTTGAGTCTCTAATGAGAATGACAGCGGTAACTCGTGCTATTTGTTTTAGCAGGCATCTTCAGGGCGGTTCTGCGAATATGTATTAGGTGCAGTTCACACCCAGCAACTTACGTTTGCGAATGCGGATCGTCCACACCGCCTTCCTGCTTTTCGCGATGCTCGCGCCCCGGCTGCTGGCGCAAACCCCGGGCCATCAGGGCACCATTCCGGTGGCACCCTCAAAGCATTCCGGAACTTCACTCACGATCGTGGTGAGCGATGAAAACAGTGTCGTTGTTCCGGACGCTGTTGTCATTCTTACTGATACACGAACCGGAGAAGTGCTGCGGGTGCAGACCGATGCCGCGGGCCGCGGACGCTTTGTCAGCCTCGACCCCGATGGCACGTTCACTATGCGTACGGAGAAAAGAAACTTCTATCCCGTGACCAAGCAGGATCTGACAATCAACGGTGCGCAGACGCTCGAGATCGTGATCCCACATGTGCAGGAGTTGAAAGAGACGGTGAACGTTAGCGCCACGGTTCAGGGAATCGATCCTGCGCAAACGTCCGATGGCAAGGTGCTGGGCACGCCCGAGATCGTCAACATTCCCTATCCCACGTCGCGCGATATCCGTAATCTGTTGCCCTTTTTCCCTCAAGTAGTGCAGGACTCGACCGGGCAAGTTCACGTTGCCGGGGCCGATACTTACGAGAGCACTGATGTGCTCGACGGCTTTGACATTACTGCGCCTGTCAGCGGCAATCTCTCCATGCGCTTCAGCGCGGACGCGGTGCGGCAGGTCGATGTTGAAAGCACCCGCGTTTCCACCCAGTTTGGGAAAGAATCGGGTGGGATCATAAACTTCAACACCGGGATGGGCGACGACCATTTTCGTTTTGACGCTACGAACTTCATCCCATCCTGGCAGAACAAAAAGGGCAAGGGATTCAGCTTCGACAAGTGGGTGCCACGCGCCACGGTTTCTGGCCCGATCCAGAAGGGTAAGATCTGGTTTTTCGATTCCGCGGACGCTGAGTACGACAATTATGTCTTCAAAGATCTGCCTGAAGGTTCGGATCGCGATCCTTTCCTGCGCGGCAGCAATCTGGCCAAGGTCCAGGTTAATCTGCGTCCGAACGACATTCTGACCTTCTCCCTGCTGAACAATGTGCAGGACGAAAACCGTCAGGGACTCTCGCTGCTCACTCCCGCGTCGGCGACGGTAAGACGCGACATTAACGCACATCTCGCGACAGCAAAGCTTCTGCACTATTTCTCCGGCGGCGCGCTGCTCGAGACGGGCTTTGCCTGGAACCAGTTTCGCGACGAGTACCATCCACAAGGCGCGACCCCATTCGTGATCACTCCCACGTTGAATGAAGGAAACTATTTCGAGAGCTTCCACGGCACTTCGCGCCGGGCACAGGGAATCACGAATCTGACGCTGAGTCCATTTACCAAATTGGGACGCCACGAATTGAAGTTCGGCGGTGAGATCGATCACATCAACTTCACCCAGCGCTATATGGACCAGCCATTCAGCCTGCTTCGTGCGGATGGCACGCTCTATCGGCGCAGCGTTTTGCCACCGCTGACTGTGCTCGATCGCAATAATCTGGAGCTCGGCGGCTTCGTCGAAGACCGCTGGTCGCCGGACGATCGCCTGCTCATACAACCGGGTGTGCGCTTCGATTGGGACGAGATCGTGCGGCGTCCGCTGTACTCGCCGCGCATCGCCGGGACATACGTGCTGGGAGCGGAGCACAACACGAAGATTTCTGCAGGAGTCGGGATCTATCACGAGCGCACGCATCTCGATTACCTCGCACGTGCTATGACTGGTCCGCGCCTTGATTACTATTACGACGCTCTCGGGACCACGCTTACCGGTCCTCCACTGGTCACGAACTTCCTTGTAAACCAGAATCTGCTGCGCGAGCCCCGATTCCTGAATTGGAGCGCTGCCCTGGAGCAAAAATTTCCTGGCGCGATCTATGGGAGTGTTGAATATCTGCAGAAGTATGGCAGCAACGGATTCATCTTCCAGAACCTCAACACTGCCTCGGAGCTCTCCGGCAATTACCTCCTGACCAACGATCGGCGCGACCACTATCGCGCAATCCAGGTCACGGCGCGCAAGCACTTTCATGGCGATTACAACGTTTTCGGTGCCTACACGCGCTCCTACGCGCACTCGAACGCAGTGGTCGACTACTCGCTCAACAATCCTATCTTCAGCACTCAAATGGGCGGTCCCCTGCCCTGGGACGTTCCGGACCGGGTCATCAGCTGGGGATGGTTCCCCACGCCTTTCAAGCGGCTCGATCTGGTCTACTCGCTCGACTACCACATCGGATTCCCCTGGACCGCCGTCAACCAGAATCATCAGATCGTCGGCTTGCCCTACTCGAACCGTGTGCCCGCTCATTTCTCGCTTAGTCCCGGACTCGAATGGCGCTTCGCCTTTCACGGATACGCCCTGGCGCTGCGCGGAGTAGCAGAGAACGTGACCGATCGCAAGAATCCGGCGTTCGTGAACAACAACGTCGACTCTCCGAACTACGCAACGTATGGTGGCTTTGGCGGAAGAGCGTTTACCGCCAGGATCAGGTTCCTCGGGCGCAAGTGAGGCCGGGAAAATCGTTCCGTATAGCAGCAAAGCGGCCGATTCGGCCAATCGCGATAAAATTCGACATGCTTCCGTGCACCGGGAGAATCATGCGACGAACTCTGGTTCTAACAGCCTTAGCTTTTGGCGGCGCTGTTTACCTCTGCGCTCAATCAGAGGCTGACCTTCGCGACTCCTTCGAGGGCAGGACGGTGGTGGTGAAGCAGGACCTGCCTGCAAGTAAAACCGGAATCGATATCTTTCCTGAC
Above is a genomic segment from Acidobacteriota bacterium containing:
- the frdA gene encoding fumarate reductase (quinol) flavoprotein subunit; its protein translation is MDTSSHDVLLVGGGGAGLRAAIAVAETNPNLRIAVISKVYPMRSHTVAAEGGAAGVAKPDDSLDDHCYDTISGGDWLCDQDAVEAFVREAPQELLRLEHWGCPWSREPDGHIAVRAFGGMKKKRTWFAADKTGFHILHTLFQTTLKYNEIHRYDEWFVTKLLVDDGRVQGVVAIELMSGRIQAITAKAVIICTGGCGRVFPYTTNAAIKTGDGMALVYRAGGPLKDMEFMQYHPTGLPFTGILITEAARAEGGYLLNKDGYRYLQDYNLGKPEPKPVLRCMELGPRDRLSQAFVKEFEKGRTIDGLYGPVVHLDLRHLGEKLINQKLPFVRELCLKYEGLDPVTQLIPVRPVVHYMMGGISTDIDGATPLRGLFAAGECACVSINGANRLGSNSLPEILVFGARAGRVAAEYASGVPDTVSLPILRQAEDERRRLEQEFLRKTDGRERVATIREAMQKAVEDGAGIYRNEKSLRVAAGKLAELQERAQKLAIDDHSRTFNTELLSALELTCMLDVAITMVHSALSRTESRGAHQRTDYPARDDAKFLAHSVVTRSPEGSPRIEYKPVVITRWPPGERVYGQQPTLIAAKA